The Microbulbifer sp. YPW1 genome contains a region encoding:
- a CDS encoding OmpW family protein yields MKAANKAAILTAAVLAATLGANQCLADYEQGDFIARIGWGLVDPDDDSELLVIDSSVRLPDTRVYVDEGDSATITGTWLFADHFGLGLLAALPFEHDLAVVGLPDPAGGLLGRVDLGSIEHLPPTLTVQWFPVCKESWVQPYVGIGVNFTTFMDEDLSRIAQDYFDDVLGASSKANLKLDDSWGLAGELGVDIMFGRDSNWLFNAAVWYLDIDTDAKISFRNDQGYRTRITTNVDIDPFVYSIGLGYKF; encoded by the coding sequence ATGAAAGCAGCCAATAAGGCCGCCATCCTTACCGCCGCCGTTCTGGCAGCCACGCTCGGTGCCAACCAGTGCCTGGCAGATTACGAACAGGGCGACTTTATCGCCCGTATTGGCTGGGGTCTCGTGGACCCCGATGACGACTCGGAACTGCTAGTGATCGACAGCAGCGTGCGACTGCCGGATACCCGGGTATATGTGGATGAAGGCGACAGCGCCACCATCACCGGCACCTGGCTGTTTGCGGATCACTTCGGCCTCGGTCTGCTGGCAGCGTTGCCGTTTGAACACGACCTCGCCGTTGTCGGCCTGCCGGATCCCGCCGGCGGCCTGCTGGGCAGGGTGGATCTCGGCAGTATCGAGCACCTGCCACCCACCCTGACGGTACAGTGGTTCCCGGTGTGCAAGGAATCCTGGGTGCAACCTTATGTGGGTATCGGCGTCAACTTCACCACCTTTATGGATGAAGACCTCAGCCGCATTGCGCAGGACTACTTCGACGATGTGCTCGGTGCCAGCAGCAAAGCAAACCTGAAGCTGGACGACTCCTGGGGCCTGGCCGGCGAGCTGGGGGTAGACATCATGTTCGGCCGCGACAGCAACTGGCTGTTCAATGCCGCGGTGTGGTACCTGGATATCGATACCGACGCCAAGATCAGCTTCCGCAACGATCAGGGGTATCGCACCCGCATCACGACCAATGTGGATATCGATCCCTTTGTCTACTCCATAGGTCTCGGCTACAAGTTCTGA
- a CDS encoding tetratricopeptide repeat protein — MRFGLGSALFNEKNHAAAAEHLRECVKQMPDHSAAWKLLGRSEMALGNDAAATRAFVQGLVVAQEKGDVQVEREIGVFLKKLARKRS, encoded by the coding sequence TTGCGTTTTGGCCTGGGGAGCGCCCTGTTCAATGAAAAGAATCACGCGGCTGCTGCGGAGCACCTGCGGGAGTGTGTCAAGCAAATGCCGGACCACTCCGCGGCCTGGAAGCTGCTCGGGCGCAGTGAGATGGCGCTGGGCAATGATGCCGCGGCGACCCGGGCATTTGTGCAAGGACTGGTGGTAGCGCAGGAGAAGGGCGATGTACAGGTGGAACGGGAAATCGGGGTATTTCTGAAAAAGCTGGCGCGTAAACGCAGCTGA
- a CDS encoding gamma-glutamyl-gamma-aminobutyrate hydrolase family protein (Members of this family of hydrolases with an active site Cys residue belong to MEROPS family C26.) — protein MKIGVLKTDDVREQLVGEFGEYPEMFADLLKREDPSLEFVTYEVQHNHYPDDIDEVDAYLITGSKTGVYEDKPWIPPLMEFVRELHRREKPTLGICFGHQLIAHALGGETRKSEKGWGVGVHSYEIQETPVWMVEPQESFSLLVSHQDQVVAPAPGTKVIASSDFCPYALLQVGEHMLTMQAHPEFTKPYSKGLLELREEVFGADMVEKGKASLTNDIHTSAVARWMLAFLKSAS, from the coding sequence ATGAAAATAGGTGTGCTGAAGACGGACGATGTGCGCGAGCAGCTGGTGGGGGAGTTTGGCGAGTACCCCGAAATGTTTGCCGATCTGCTGAAGCGTGAGGATCCATCGCTGGAGTTTGTCACCTACGAGGTGCAGCACAACCATTACCCGGACGATATCGATGAGGTGGATGCTTACCTGATTACCGGTAGCAAGACGGGGGTTTACGAGGACAAGCCTTGGATTCCACCGTTGATGGAGTTTGTGCGCGAGCTGCACCGTCGCGAGAAGCCGACTCTGGGTATCTGCTTTGGTCACCAGTTGATTGCCCATGCGCTGGGTGGGGAGACGCGCAAGTCGGAGAAGGGCTGGGGCGTTGGGGTGCACAGCTACGAGATTCAGGAGACGCCGGTGTGGATGGTGGAGCCGCAAGAGTCTTTCAGTCTGCTGGTGAGCCACCAGGATCAGGTGGTGGCGCCGGCCCCGGGGACCAAGGTGATCGCGTCCAGTGATTTCTGTCCTTACGCGCTGCTACAGGTTGGTGAACACATGCTTACCATGCAGGCCCATCCGGAATTTACCAAGCCCTACTCGAAAGGATTGCTGGAGCTTCGCGAGGAGGTGTTTGGCGCAGATATGGTGGAGAAGGGTAAGGCCTCCCTCACCAACGATATCCACACCAGTGCCGTAGCGCGCTGGATGCTGGCTTTTTTGAAGAGTGCTTCGTAG
- a CDS encoding M20 family metallopeptidase, protein MKKTLLSLSLALASTSSFIHAAPTDADKQLAQTEDEVIEWRRHLHQNPELGNREFETAKYITAHLKSLGMEVETGIAHTGVVGLLKGGKPGPTVALRADMDALPVTEEVDLPFASKAKTEYNGEQVGVMHACGHDTHVAMLMGAAQVLAEMKDELAGNVLFIFQPAEEGAPDGEEGGAELMLKEGLFKKYKPEVAFGQHVTSSLPSGVIGYRSGPLMASSDEFRINVKGRQTHGSRPWGGVDPITAAAQIVMGTQTLVSRQIDITKEPAVVSFGVIDGGVRNNIIPDSVYLNGTIRNFDMDNRQEIFKRLKTTAELIAESSGAKAEVEILEGYPVTSNNPELTEAAIPALQAAAGDSKVMVIPKITGAEDFSFFANEIPGFYYFLGVTPAGTNPATAASNHSPRFYVDESALKVGTKAITQLTLDYMASKTAN, encoded by the coding sequence GTGAAAAAGACACTGCTTTCTCTGTCCCTGGCCCTGGCCAGCACTTCCAGCTTTATCCACGCCGCCCCCACCGACGCCGACAAGCAACTGGCGCAGACCGAAGATGAAGTCATCGAGTGGCGCCGCCACCTGCACCAGAACCCGGAACTGGGTAACCGCGAGTTCGAGACCGCCAAATACATCACCGCACACCTCAAGTCCCTGGGCATGGAAGTGGAAACCGGCATTGCCCACACCGGCGTGGTCGGCCTGCTCAAGGGCGGCAAACCCGGCCCCACCGTCGCCCTGCGCGCGGATATGGACGCACTGCCGGTCACCGAGGAAGTGGATCTTCCCTTCGCCTCCAAGGCCAAAACTGAATACAACGGGGAGCAAGTGGGAGTGATGCACGCCTGCGGCCACGATACCCACGTCGCCATGCTGATGGGTGCCGCCCAGGTACTGGCGGAGATGAAGGATGAGCTGGCAGGTAACGTCCTGTTTATCTTCCAACCCGCAGAAGAAGGCGCACCCGACGGCGAGGAAGGCGGTGCGGAACTGATGCTGAAAGAGGGGCTGTTCAAGAAATACAAGCCGGAAGTGGCCTTTGGCCAGCATGTGACCTCCAGCCTGCCGAGCGGCGTGATCGGCTACCGTTCCGGTCCACTGATGGCCAGCTCCGATGAATTCCGCATCAATGTGAAAGGCCGCCAGACCCACGGCTCGCGTCCCTGGGGCGGCGTCGACCCGATCACTGCCGCCGCGCAGATCGTGATGGGCACCCAGACCCTGGTCAGCCGCCAGATTGACATCACCAAAGAACCCGCGGTGGTTTCCTTCGGCGTGATCGATGGCGGTGTGCGCAACAATATCATCCCCGACAGTGTCTACCTGAACGGCACCATCCGCAATTTCGATATGGACAACCGCCAGGAGATTTTCAAGCGCCTGAAAACAACCGCCGAACTGATTGCCGAAAGCAGCGGCGCAAAGGCAGAAGTGGAAATCCTGGAAGGTTACCCGGTTACCTCGAATAACCCGGAACTGACCGAGGCCGCCATCCCGGCCCTGCAAGCAGCCGCCGGCGACAGCAAGGTGATGGTGATTCCAAAAATTACCGGCGCCGAAGACTTCTCCTTCTTCGCCAATGAAATTCCGGGGTTTTACTATTTCCTCGGCGTTACCCCGGCAGGGACAAACCCGGCCACTGCAGCCAGCAACCACTCTCCGCGTTTCTATGTGGATGAGAGCGCGCTCAAGGTCGGCACCAAGGCGATTACCCAGTTAACCCTGGATTATATGGCGAGCAAAACCGCGAATTAA
- a CDS encoding thioredoxin family protein — translation MALTPSTMIPLGTPMPEFQLPDPTGTLVNSSDYAGKPLLVMFICNHCPFVKHIAAGLADLAEEYMPAGLGIVAINSNDFVNYPEDSPEKMQEEVAARGYRFAYLVDEDQAVAKAFDAACTPDFFLFDGEGKLAYRGQFDDSRPGNNEPVNGKDLRAAVDKVLAGEKPADDQVPSIGCNIKWK, via the coding sequence ATGGCCCTAACCCCCTCCACCATGATTCCCCTCGGTACCCCCATGCCCGAATTCCAGCTGCCCGATCCCACCGGCACACTGGTCAACAGCAGCGATTACGCCGGCAAGCCATTGCTGGTCATGTTTATCTGCAACCACTGCCCATTCGTGAAACATATCGCCGCGGGCCTGGCTGATCTGGCAGAGGAATACATGCCGGCTGGGCTCGGCATCGTCGCCATCAACAGCAACGACTTCGTCAATTACCCCGAAGACAGTCCGGAAAAAATGCAGGAAGAAGTCGCCGCACGGGGATACCGCTTTGCCTACCTGGTGGACGAGGATCAGGCCGTGGCCAAGGCATTTGATGCCGCCTGTACACCGGACTTTTTTCTGTTTGATGGCGAGGGGAAACTGGCGTACCGCGGCCAGTTTGATGACAGCCGCCCCGGGAATAACGAACCGGTGAACGGTAAGGATTTGCGCGCTGCTGTGGATAAGGTTCTGGCAGGAGAAAAACCGGCGGACGATCAGGTGCCGTCTATCGGCTGCAATATCAAGTGGAAGTAA
- a CDS encoding family 43 glycosylhydrolase, giving the protein MNKNKLQAALLTLLLGATASHAQNPLDFGSDIKTADPSGHVWQDGKMYLYTSHDEECQEDFWMKNWHVFSSEDLVNWEDHGAVLSVDDLSWADNYAWAPDAAYKNGNYYLVFPAGTGHKDRANPEKSTKWMGIGIAVSDSPTGPFKDAIGAPLWREPYANDPALFVDDDGKAYLYFHGTKFDYYVAEMADDMLSIKGDFKKMDMGGYEPKMEGPWVFKRGDKYYFTMPENNRELAYYMSDTPVGPWEYKGVFMEQEHESNNHHSIVEYKGQWILFYHRWLKSPASSCEKRQRYSTAEYLHFNEDGTIRKVERTEQGVADFAERVKNASAD; this is encoded by the coding sequence TTGAACAAGAATAAACTGCAGGCCGCCCTGCTAACCCTGCTGCTGGGCGCAACCGCCAGCCACGCACAGAATCCGCTCGACTTCGGTAGCGATATTAAAACCGCCGACCCTTCCGGCCACGTGTGGCAAGACGGCAAGATGTATCTCTACACTTCCCACGACGAGGAGTGTCAGGAAGACTTCTGGATGAAGAACTGGCACGTGTTTTCATCGGAAGACCTGGTGAACTGGGAAGACCACGGCGCCGTGCTGTCTGTGGACGATCTCAGCTGGGCGGACAACTACGCCTGGGCCCCGGATGCGGCCTACAAGAACGGCAATTACTATCTGGTATTCCCCGCCGGCACCGGCCACAAGGACCGCGCCAATCCGGAGAAGAGCACCAAGTGGATGGGTATCGGCATCGCCGTCAGCGACTCTCCCACCGGCCCGTTCAAAGACGCCATCGGCGCTCCCCTGTGGCGCGAGCCCTATGCCAACGACCCGGCCCTGTTCGTGGATGACGACGGCAAAGCCTACCTGTATTTCCACGGCACCAAGTTTGACTACTACGTGGCGGAAATGGCCGACGATATGCTGAGTATCAAGGGCGATTTCAAGAAGATGGACATGGGTGGCTACGAGCCCAAAATGGAAGGCCCCTGGGTGTTCAAGCGCGGTGACAAGTACTACTTCACCATGCCGGAGAACAACCGCGAACTCGCCTACTACATGTCTGACACTCCGGTGGGCCCCTGGGAGTACAAGGGTGTTTTCATGGAGCAGGAACACGAGAGCAATAACCACCACTCTATCGTCGAATACAAGGGGCAGTGGATCCTGTTTTACCATCGCTGGCTGAAATCACCGGCGTCCAGCTGCGAGAAGCGCCAGCGCTACTCCACTGCCGAATACCTGCACTTCAACGAAGACGGCACCATCCGCAAGGTGGAACGCACCGAACAGGGCGTGGCCGATTTTGCCGAGCGGGTGAAAAACGCCAGTGCGGACTGA
- a CDS encoding urease accessory protein UreD, translating into MNQLVIPDPLFTEATASEAFEAGRWRADLALQFERTERGCRLARNHHQGPLYVQKPFFPEGRDLAHVYLLHPPGGLVSGDRLEVRVEVKKDARALVTTTGAGRVYRARSDGLLQSQNTFLRVEAGASLEWLPLENIAYPDANGAMVTRVDLARNSHFAGWEVTSLGLPACDATFGNGRLWQRLEIFREGIPLLIESLRLSGQLHDNSDSADDVLSSRAGLQGYPVNGLLVMGPFAPQEPVREACREIIAEHAQHCLAGISLVSEMIVVRALGRCAFEVRALLTELWELLRPELVGRAACAPRIWRT; encoded by the coding sequence ATGAATCAACTTGTCATACCCGACCCCTTGTTTACCGAGGCCACGGCTAGCGAGGCCTTTGAAGCAGGGCGTTGGCGTGCGGATCTGGCGTTGCAGTTTGAGCGGACGGAACGAGGTTGCCGGCTGGCGCGCAATCACCACCAGGGCCCCTTGTACGTACAGAAGCCCTTTTTCCCCGAAGGGCGTGATCTCGCGCATGTCTATCTGTTGCACCCGCCCGGTGGCCTGGTGTCCGGGGATCGGCTGGAAGTGCGGGTAGAGGTAAAGAAAGACGCGCGCGCGCTGGTGACGACCACCGGTGCCGGGCGGGTATACCGTGCACGCAGTGATGGCCTGCTGCAGAGCCAGAACACTTTCCTGCGGGTAGAGGCCGGGGCGAGCCTGGAGTGGTTACCGCTGGAAAACATTGCCTACCCGGATGCCAATGGCGCCATGGTGACGCGGGTGGATCTGGCCCGCAACAGTCACTTCGCCGGCTGGGAAGTGACCTCCCTGGGGCTGCCCGCCTGTGATGCAACTTTTGGCAATGGCCGACTGTGGCAGCGACTGGAAATTTTTCGCGAAGGGATACCGCTGTTGATCGAATCGCTGCGTCTGTCCGGGCAGCTACATGACAACAGCGATTCCGCGGACGATGTGCTCTCTTCGCGCGCGGGTCTGCAGGGTTACCCGGTGAATGGCCTGTTGGTGATGGGCCCGTTTGCGCCCCAAGAACCGGTGCGGGAGGCCTGCCGGGAAATCATTGCCGAGCACGCCCAACACTGCCTCGCCGGGATCTCCCTGGTATCGGAAATGATCGTGGTGCGAGCGCTGGGGCGCTGTGCCTTTGAGGTGCGCGCCCTGTTGACGGAACTGTGGGAATTACTGCGGCCCGAGTTGGTCGGTCGCGCAGCCTGTGCGCCGCGGATCTGGCGAACCTGA
- a CDS encoding AbgT family transporter yields MTTSTSPSDIQPAGAGKKTAFTRFLDTVEWLGNLLPHPITLFAMFAVGVVILSGIASYFGLSVVDPRPEGAAGRSADGVIHVVNLLSGEGLRTIVTTLVTNFTGFAPLGTVLVALLGVGIAEHSGLLSAAVRGMVLKASKRTVTVIVVFAGIISNTASELGYVVLIPLAAMIFHSLGRHPLAGLAAAFAGVSGGYSANLLLGTVDPLLSGITESAAHMIDPNYVVGPEVNWYFMIVSTFLITIVGSWVTLAIVEPKLGKYDNSEASVDLSKDKMTELTAEEKRGLKYAGLAVLGVCGLLALTIVPEWGVLRNQETGAVAGSPFLKGIVALIVVFFAIPGFVYGKTVGTMNNDRDVIDAMSKSMGTMGMYIVLVFFAAQFVAFFKMTNLGTIFAVLGAEALQSIGLTGPILFVFFILMCGIVNLSLGSASAQWAVTAPIFVPMLMLLGYAPEVIQAAYRIGDSVTNIITPMMSYFGLIVSFATRYKKDLGMGTLIATMIPYSIFFFVGWTALFFLWVFVAGMPVGPGAATYFNM; encoded by the coding sequence ATGACGACATCCACCTCCCCCAGTGACATCCAGCCCGCCGGCGCCGGCAAGAAGACCGCGTTTACCCGCTTCCTCGATACCGTGGAGTGGCTGGGTAACCTGCTGCCGCACCCGATTACCCTGTTCGCAATGTTTGCCGTAGGCGTGGTGATCCTCAGTGGCATCGCCTCCTACTTTGGCCTGTCAGTGGTGGACCCGCGCCCGGAAGGCGCTGCCGGACGTTCGGCAGATGGCGTGATCCACGTGGTCAACCTGCTATCCGGGGAGGGGCTCAGGACCATCGTTACCACCCTGGTCACCAACTTCACCGGCTTCGCCCCTCTGGGCACGGTGCTGGTTGCACTGCTGGGTGTGGGTATTGCCGAGCACTCGGGCCTGCTGTCTGCCGCCGTGCGCGGCATGGTGCTGAAAGCCTCCAAGCGCACTGTGACCGTGATCGTGGTGTTCGCCGGCATCATCTCCAACACCGCCTCCGAGCTGGGCTATGTGGTACTCATCCCACTGGCGGCGATGATCTTCCACTCTCTCGGCCGCCACCCACTGGCCGGCCTGGCCGCGGCCTTTGCCGGTGTCTCCGGCGGCTATAGCGCCAACCTGCTGCTGGGTACCGTGGATCCGCTGCTGTCCGGCATCACCGAATCCGCCGCGCATATGATCGACCCCAATTATGTGGTGGGCCCGGAGGTGAACTGGTACTTCATGATTGTGAGTACCTTCCTGATCACCATCGTCGGCAGCTGGGTAACCCTGGCCATCGTGGAACCGAAGTTGGGTAAATACGACAACAGCGAAGCCTCCGTCGACCTGTCCAAGGACAAAATGACCGAGCTCACCGCCGAGGAAAAACGCGGCCTGAAATATGCTGGCCTCGCGGTACTGGGTGTGTGCGGTTTGCTGGCACTCACCATCGTTCCCGAGTGGGGCGTGCTGCGCAATCAGGAAACCGGCGCCGTAGCCGGCTCGCCGTTCCTGAAAGGGATTGTGGCGCTGATCGTGGTGTTCTTCGCAATCCCAGGTTTTGTTTACGGCAAAACCGTGGGCACCATGAACAACGATCGCGACGTGATCGACGCCATGTCCAAAAGCATGGGTACCATGGGCATGTACATCGTGCTGGTATTCTTCGCCGCGCAGTTCGTCGCCTTCTTCAAGATGACCAACCTGGGCACCATCTTCGCGGTGCTCGGTGCCGAGGCCCTGCAGAGTATCGGCCTCACAGGCCCGATCCTGTTCGTATTCTTCATCCTGATGTGCGGTATCGTGAACCTGAGCCTGGGCAGCGCCTCGGCGCAGTGGGCGGTGACTGCACCGATCTTCGTGCCCATGCTGATGCTGCTCGGCTATGCGCCGGAAGTGATCCAGGCCGCCTACCGGATCGGCGATTCGGTAACCAATATCATCACGCCGATGATGAGTTACTTCGGTCTTATCGTGTCGTTTGCCACCCGCTACAAGAAAGACCTGGGGATGGGCACCCTGATTGCCACCATGATCCCCTACTCCATCTTCTTTTTCGTGGGCTGGACCGCACTCTTCTTCCTGTGGGTGTTTGTCGCCGGTATGCCGGTCGGACCGGGCGCGGCAACTTACTTCAATATGTAA